Within the Gordonia westfalica genome, the region GCGAAGTCGAGGTCGGGCGGCAGCTGCAGCGGCGCGAAACCGAAGCAGCGGATGCCCAGCTTGGCGAACGCCTTGGCGTCGGTGCCGCCGGAGAGCATGTAGGGCACCGTCTTTCCCTGCTCGTCGTGGGCGAGGACGGCGTTGTTCATGGCGTCGACGAGGTCGCCGTCGAACGTCGTCTCGTACGAGTCGAGGTGGGTGATCCATTCTCGGGTGACATTCGGCCCGATGAGCTCGTCGATCTCCTTCTCGAAGGCGGCCTGACGGCCCGGCAGCACGCGGCAGTCGATGACGGCCTCGGCCTTCTGCGGGATGACGTTGGCCTTGTAGCCGGCCTTGAGCATCGTCGGGTTGGCGGTGTCGCGCAGCGTCGCGCCGATGATGCGGGCGAGATTTCCGAGTTTGAACAGCGACGTCTCCAGATCGGGAGCGTCGGGGCTGAAGTCCAATCCGGTCTCGGCGCTGACCTCGGCGAGGAACTGACTCACCGACTCCGTCATGACGAGCGGGAACGTGTGTCGGCCGATTCGTGCCACGGCCTCGGCCACCTCGGTGACCGCGTTGTCCGCGTGCAGGAACGAGCCGTGACCGGCACGCGCCTCCGCGGTGAGACGCATCCAGCCGAGGCCCTTCTCGGCCGTCTCGACGAGATACAGGCGTTTCTGGGTGCCGTCGGGGCGATCGACGGTCAGGGAGAAGCCACCGACCTCGCCGACCGCCTCGGTGATCCCCTCGAAGAGGTCGGGCCGGTTCTCGACGAGCCAGTGGGCACCCCAGGTGCCGCCGGCCTCTTCGTCGGCGAGGAAGGCGAACACGATCTCGCGCGGCGGGACGGTGCCGTCGCGTTTGAACTGGCGGGCCAGCGCGAGCGCCATCCCGGCCATGTCCTTCATGTCGACCGCACCGCGTCCCCAGATGTACCCGTCCTTGACCGCGCCGGAGAACGGGTGGACGCTCCAGTCCGCCGGTTCGGCGGGAACCACGTCGAGATGGGCGTGGATCAGCAGCGCCCCGCGGTCGGAGTCAGGCGGTCCGGCGAGGCGTGCGAAGACGTTCCCGCGGCCCGGGCGGCCCGACTCGACGTACTGTGTGGTGTATCCCACTTCCTCGAGCTGCTGCGCCACCCATTTGGCGCACTCTTCCTCGCCTTTTGTGGTTTCCGGCTCCCCGGTGTTGGAGGTGTCGAACCGGATCAACCGGCTGACGAGATCGACTACTTCAGTGGTCGCAGACTGTGAAGACACCCCTCACTCCTACGGGATTTGGGATACACGGGCAACCTCGGTTAGTGTTATCCCGCTGCCGAGAACAGCGGAGAGAAATCCCCGCCGGAGCGACGCAGCAGAGCAAGTCCGAGTGGCGGAATGGCAGACGCGCTAGCTTGAGGTGCTAGTGTCCTATTAACGGACGTGGGGGTTCAAGTCCCCCCTCGGACACCGCAGATACAACGAGAAAACCCCCGGCTCCGGCCGGGGGTTTTCTCGTTCGACCTCGATACCGCGCGGACACGCTTCGTGTGCACGAGCGACTCGGCCGGCTGATACGGCTAGGTTCCGGCCGTCTCCATCATCGACCCCCAGACGCGCGAGTACGGCAGGTCGATGGAGTTCTCCACGAACGCCTGCAGGATGGCGCGTCGCAGCCGGCGCTGGACCGCCCACTGCCCGTTCGGCTTGGTCTTGACCGTGAGACGCAGGACGACCTGATCCGAGGACACCTCCTGCACGCCGAGCATCTCGATGGCGCCGAGGATGTCGGTGTCGTCTTCCTCGATCGCTGCACGTGCCGCATCGGCGGCCACCCGCTGTGCCTTGTCGATGTCGGCGCCCGGCGCCACCGGCACGTCGACGCGGGCGACCGCGAACTCCTGACTCATGTTGCCGACGCGGGCGATCTCGCCGTTGCGGACGTACCAGAGGGTGCCGTCGATGTCGCGCAGAGTGGTCACGCGCAGCCCCACGGTCTCCACCTCACCGATGGCCTCGCCCAGGTCGACGATGTCACCGACTCCGTACTGGTCCTCGAGGAGCATGAACACCCCGGTCACGAAGTCGCGGACCAGGTTCTGTGCGCCGAAACCGATCGCGAGACCGACGATGCCGGCCGAGGCGATGAACGGCGCGATGTTCACCCCGAGGACACTCAGCACCGACAGCACCACCCAGACGAGCAGCACGATCGACACCGTGGACTTCAGCACCGAACCGATCGTCGCGGCCCGCTGGGCGCGTCGAGCGGCGATCTGGGCGCTGCGTTCGGTCGTCGGCGCCTTGGGCCGCAGGCCGCGCATCAGGGTCGCGCCACGCGATCTCTCGCCGTCCCGGGACCGTGGGCGGGTGGCTCGGTCGATGGCGCGATGGATGGCGTAGCGCACGACCAGCGCGACCAGGATGTAGGCCGCGATGCGGATCGGGTTCTCGATGATCCATTCGCGATTCGTGTCGGTCCATTCGAAAGCCAGATTCTGAATGGTCATGACCCCGACCGTACGGACGATGAGATCGTTGTCCAGTCGTGATCGGCCCGAGATCGGCGTCGTCGACCTCGAAAACCGTTGTCAGCCTGCGCGGAACGTGACGATGTTCTGATCGAGGATCATTCGGTCCTCTTGTGTGGCGACGGCCACATCGGGTGCCATGACCAGTGGGACGCCGGTGCCCTCCGAGGCGTCGAAGCCCGCGGTGTCGGCCACTCGGCCGGTGATGGTGAACAGGTCGGTGACACTCGGAACGCCCTGCGACACCAGGAACGACGGACCGTTCATGACGTGCACGTGCAGGTGCGGTGCAACCGAGTTGCCGGTGTTGCCGACCTTGCCGATGACTTCTCCCCGGCGCACGCGGTCCCCCGGCTTGAACCGCACCGAGCCGGGTTGCATGTGGGCGTAGTTCACATAGAAGCCGTCACCGATGTCGAGGACGAGGTTGTTGCCGTCGGCGTCGCTGATGGGCAGCCCCTCCGGGTACTCGCCCGGCACCTGTTCGGGCAGGTCGTTGCGGCTGGCCACCACCGTCCCGTCGGCGACCGCGAGCGCGTCGTCGCCGAAGATCCGGTAACTGGCCGGGTCTTTGGCGTCGCCGACGAAGATCTTCCCGTCGGGTCCGGCCTGCTCCCAGTCGACGGCGTAGCGCTGCGCGAGGATCGGAGCGCCGTCGAGCGGCAGGAGGGCACGTGTGTGCCGGACCGCGTCGCAGCAGGCGTCCGCGGCGATGTAGTGCTCGCCGATCAGCGGCGGACCGAGGACCGGGACCACGCCGTCGTTCACGTCGACCGCCGCGATTCTCTCGGTGGTCTCACGCATCTCGGGCGGCGCCTCGTCGGCCCGGACAGAGATCTCGTGGATCAGCTTCTTCGGCGCGTCGCCCTCGAATTGCAGGTGGAGGAACAACACGCCGTTCTGCCCCGGAGCGAGCACCTCGGAATACCCCTCGGGCACATCGGGTCTCGGCGGTACGGACGGCGCTCCGGTGGGCTTGAGCCGCCCGGCCACGCCGGCCTGGTCGAGGCCGAGCAGCACCGGGGAGCCCTCGGCCCCCGCGTCGAGCGCCTTGACCCCGGTGATGGTGACCGGGGTGCGCATGAAGTTGGTCAGCGACACCTCGTAGACGAGATGATCGGAGCCGTCCGACCCGGCGAACGGCGTCGGCGTGAACATCACCGAACCCACCACCGGGGTGACGACCGGTTCGGCGACAACCGGTACTTCCGTACCACCGGAGTCCTCGGCACCACCGCAGGCGGCCAGTACGAGCGCCGCACACACGCCGAGGACGGCCAATGAAAGTCGTTGTGGGTGCATCGCGTTCCTCCGCGGCCGTCGCGCCGACGGCGATCCGCCCGGCTCTCCCGGGGAGTCTAGGGAACGCCGGGGCGGCGCGCGGGTCCTCACCGCAGACCGGGCACAATTGTGACGTGACCCAGCGCCTGTTCTTCGACTGCGACACCGGTATCGATGATTCGGTCGCACTCCTCTATCTGCTGGGCCGCGCCGACGTCGATCTCGTCGGCATCGCCTCGACGGCCGGCAACGTCCCCGTCGACGTGGTCACCACCAACAACCTCTCCTGGCTCGAACTCTGCGGCCGACCGGAGATCCCCGTCCACGTCGGGGCGGCCGCTCCCCTCGTCGCCGAACTCATGACGACCGAGGACACCCACGGTCCGCTGGGAGTCGGCCATGCCGAACTGCCCACCCCGACCATCACGCCGAGCCACGCCGACGCCGCCGACGCGTGGATCGAGGCGTCCCGGACCCACGACGGCGAGCTGGTGGGACTGGTGACCGGTCCCCTGACCTCGCTGGCGACCGCGATCCGCCGGGACCCGACGCTGCCCGCACGTCTGCGCCGCCTGGTGATCATGGGCGGCGCCTTCCACACGCACGGCAACACGACACCGACCTCGGAGTGGAACATCGCGGTCGACCCGGAGGCCGGCGCGGAGGTCTTCGCGGCGTTCGGTACCGACGGCGCACCGGAACCCATCGTGTGCGCGCTCGATCTCACCGAGCAGGTCGTGATGACCCCGGACCACGTGGTGCGCCTGGCCGCCGCGTCGGGGAGCCCGCCGCTGGAATGTCCGGACGCGAGCGACGAACGGGGACTGCGTTCGGTCGCCGACAACGAGATCATCCGGCACCTCACGGATGCCCTGCGCTTCTACTTCGAGTTCCACCATGACCACGACGAGGGTTACATCGCCCATCTCCACGACCCGTTCGCGGCGATGGTGGCCCTGACCCCCGATCTCGTCACGAGCATCCCGGCGCGGGTCGACGTCGAGCTCGTCGGAACCCTCACGCGCGGTATGACGGTCGCCGACGAACGCTGGATGTCGCCGCTGGGACCCAACGCCCGCATCGCCACGGCCACCGACCTCGACGCCGTGTTCGACGACCTCGTCGAGACGATCGGCGCATTCGCCCGCGCCTTCGTCCGGACCTGAGGCGCACACCCGCATAGAGTTGACCGGTGACTCGACTCGGTTATCAGATCGCCAACTTCACCTACCCGGACGTTCCCGCCGAACGGCTCTTCCCCACCGTCGTCGCGCAGGCACAGGAGGCGGAGAGCTCCGGCTTCGACACCGTGTTCGTGATGGACCACTTCTATCAGCTGCCGATGCTCGGTCAACCCGACGATCCGATGATCGAGTGCTACACACTGCTATCCGCGCTCGCGCAGCACACGTCGACCGTCCGCCTGTCGTCGCTGGTCACCGGCAACACCTACCGTAATCCCGCGCTCCTCGCGAAGACCGTCACCGCCCTCGACCTGGTCTCCGGCGGTCGCGCCCAGCTCGGGATCGGGGCGGGATGGTATGAGCTCGAACATGATTCGCTCGGTTTCGAGTTCGGCACCTTCACCGACCGGTTCGAGAAGCTCGAGGAGGCCCTGCAGATCATCCGCGGCATGCTCGCCGGTGAACGCCCCAGCCTCGACGGCAAGCGTTACCGCGTCGCCGATGCGCTGAATGTCCCTGCGCCGCTGTCGAGGATCCCGGTGATGATCGGTGGTGGCGGCGAGCGCAAGACCCTGCGGATGGTCGCCCAGTACGCCGACGAGTCGAACCTGCTGTGCCCGCCGTCGGACATCCCGCGCAAACTCGACGCCCTCGCCGAGCACTGCGACCGACTCGGACGCGACCGGTCGGAGATCACCGTCACCGTCCAGACCTACACGTGCACGGCGCCCACCCACGAGGAGGCGGTCGCCGACTACGAGGCCTATGTGGCGCGCACGCCGGCCGCCGAGGTGCGGCGCGGGATGACGATCATCGGCGACCCGGACGAGGTCGGGGCCCGCTACGCGGAGATCCTGGCCGCGGGTGTCGACGGGTTCACCGTCAACGCCGCCGCCAACGGCCATGTGCCGGGCCGGGTCTCACTCCTCGGCGAGACGCTCGCGCCGTTGCTCGGCTGAACAGGGTCTGCTCGTCGCTCAGCGATTGTCGAAGACGTCGACGATGCGCTGAGCGGCGAGCGCCGGCGTGAGCACGCCCTCGCGCAATTCGTCCTCGACCTCGGCACGGATGTCACGGACCCCGGGCGACTCGGCCAGACGGCTGAGCACGATGTCGTGGACCATCGACCACGTCCAGTCGATCTGCTGCTGGTTGCGGCGCGCGGTGAACTCCCCTGCTTCCCTGAGGGTCTGGTTGTGCTTCACGACCGTGTTCCAGAACTCGTCGACGCCGGTCTTCTCGATCGCACTCATCGTCAGCACCGGCGGCGTCCACAGGGCGTCGTGCGGATAGATCAGATGCAACGCGTTCCGCAGTTCGCGTGCCGCACCCTTGGCCTCGTTGAGGTGTTTGCCGTCGGCCTTGTTCACCACGACGACGTCGGCGAGTTCCAGCACGCCCTTCTTGATGCCCTGCAACGAATCCCCGGTGCGGGCGAGCGTCAGGAACGTGAAGGTGTCGACCATGTTGGCGACGGTGACCTCGGACTGCCCGACGCCGACGGTCTCCACGAGCACGACGTCGAAGCCTGCGGCCTCCACCAGCACGATGGATTCGCGGGTCGCCTTGGCGACGCCGCCGAGCGTGCCCGACGTCGGCGACGGCCGGATGTAGGCGTTCTTCTCCGTCGACAGGCGGCCCATCCGGGTCTTGTCACCGAGAATCGACCCGCGGGTGCGCGTCGAACTGGGGTCGACGGCGAGAACCGCCACCTTGTGCCCCAGCTCGACCAGGTGCATGCCGAGCGCCTCGATCGTCGTCGACTTGCCCACGCCCGGAACGCCGGTGATGCCGACCCGGAACGAGTTGCCCGCGTGCGGGGTCAGCTTCAACAGCAGTTCCTGCGCGGCGGCCCGATGATCGGGGCGCTTGGATTCCACCAGGGTGATCGCACGCGCCAGGTCGGCGCGGCGATCGGCCAGGACGGAATCGGCCAGCGCGTCGACGTCGACCCGACGCCGAGTACTGTCCGCCATCAGTTCGCGGCCACCCCGGGCAGCTCCAGGCCGAGGGTGTCGGCGAGCTTGCCGATGAGCTCCACGGCCGAGTCGGCGATGACCGATCCGGGCGGGAAGATCGCAGCAGCGCCGGCCTCGTACAACTCGGCGAAGTCACCCGGCGGGATGACGCCGCCGACGACGACCATGATGTCTTCGCGCCCGACCTCCTTGAGCGCCTCCCGCAGTGCGGGGACCAGGGTGAGGTGACCGGCGGCCAGCGACGACACACCCACCACGTGCACGTCGTTGTCGGCGGCCTGCGCGGCCACCTCCTCCGGCGTGGCGAACAGCGGGCCCACGTCGACGTCGAAGCCGAGGTCGGCGAACGCCGTCGCGATGACCTTCTGGCCGCGGTCGTGACCGTCCTGGCCCATCTTCGCGACCAGCACGCGCGGCTGGCGGCCTTCGGCCTCGGCGAACTGGCGCACCGCCTCGATCGCCGCGTCGATGTTGCTCACCTCGCCTGCCTCATGTCGGTACACCCCGCTGATCGTCTTGATCTCCGCCTGGTGGCGACCATAGACCTTCTCGAGCGCCTCGGAGATCTCGCCGACCGTCGCCTGGTGACGCGCGGCCTCGATGGCCAGGGCCATCAGGTTGTTCTCGATGCCACCCTCCGACGACGCCGCGGCGCGGGTCAGGTCGGCCAGTGCGGCCTCGACGGCAGCCGAATCACGCTCGGCGCGAAGCCTGCTGAGCTTCTCCAGCTGCTCGGCGCGCACCTTGGAGTTCTCGACCTTGAGGACCTCGATCTCCTCG harbors:
- a CDS encoding nucleoside hydrolase, which codes for MTQRLFFDCDTGIDDSVALLYLLGRADVDLVGIASTAGNVPVDVVTTNNLSWLELCGRPEIPVHVGAAAPLVAELMTTEDTHGPLGVGHAELPTPTITPSHADAADAWIEASRTHDGELVGLVTGPLTSLATAIRRDPTLPARLRRLVIMGGAFHTHGNTTPTSEWNIAVDPEAGAEVFAAFGTDGAPEPIVCALDLTEQVVMTPDHVVRLAAASGSPPLECPDASDERGLRSVADNEIIRHLTDALRFYFEFHHDHDEGYIAHLHDPFAAMVALTPDLVTSIPARVDVELVGTLTRGMTVADERWMSPLGPNARIATATDLDAVFDDLVETIGAFARAFVRT
- a CDS encoding M23 family metallopeptidase → MHPQRLSLAVLGVCAALVLAACGGAEDSGGTEVPVVAEPVVTPVVGSVMFTPTPFAGSDGSDHLVYEVSLTNFMRTPVTITGVKALDAGAEGSPVLLGLDQAGVAGRLKPTGAPSVPPRPDVPEGYSEVLAPGQNGVLFLHLQFEGDAPKKLIHEISVRADEAPPEMRETTERIAAVDVNDGVVPVLGPPLIGEHYIAADACCDAVRHTRALLPLDGAPILAQRYAVDWEQAGPDGKIFVGDAKDPASYRIFGDDALAVADGTVVASRNDLPEQVPGEYPEGLPISDADGNNLVLDIGDGFYVNYAHMQPGSVRFKPGDRVRRGEVIGKVGNTGNSVAPHLHVHVMNGPSFLVSQGVPSVTDLFTITGRVADTAGFDASEGTGVPLVMAPDVAVATQEDRMILDQNIVTFRAG
- a CDS encoding M20/M25/M40 family metallo-hydrolase, translated to MSSQSATTEVVDLVSRLIRFDTSNTGEPETTKGEEECAKWVAQQLEEVGYTTQYVESGRPGRGNVFARLAGPPDSDRGALLIHAHLDVVPAEPADWSVHPFSGAVKDGYIWGRGAVDMKDMAGMALALARQFKRDGTVPPREIVFAFLADEEAGGTWGAHWLVENRPDLFEGITEAVGEVGGFSLTVDRPDGTQKRLYLVETAEKGLGWMRLTAEARAGHGSFLHADNAVTEVAEAVARIGRHTFPLVMTESVSQFLAEVSAETGLDFSPDAPDLETSLFKLGNLARIIGATLRDTANPTMLKAGYKANVIPQKAEAVIDCRVLPGRQAAFEKEIDELIGPNVTREWITHLDSYETTFDGDLVDAMNNAVLAHDEQGKTVPYMLSGGTDAKAFAKLGIRCFGFAPLQLPPDLDFAALFHGVDERVPVDAVLFGTEVLEHFLLHS
- a CDS encoding LLM class F420-dependent oxidoreductase — protein: MTRLGYQIANFTYPDVPAERLFPTVVAQAQEAESSGFDTVFVMDHFYQLPMLGQPDDPMIECYTLLSALAQHTSTVRLSSLVTGNTYRNPALLAKTVTALDLVSGGRAQLGIGAGWYELEHDSLGFEFGTFTDRFEKLEEALQIIRGMLAGERPSLDGKRYRVADALNVPAPLSRIPVMIGGGGERKTLRMVAQYADESNLLCPPSDIPRKLDALAEHCDRLGRDRSEITVTVQTYTCTAPTHEEAVADYEAYVARTPAAEVRRGMTIIGDPDEVGARYAEILAAGVDGFTVNAAANGHVPGRVSLLGETLAPLLG
- a CDS encoding mechanosensitive ion channel family protein, producing MTIQNLAFEWTDTNREWIIENPIRIAAYILVALVVRYAIHRAIDRATRPRSRDGERSRGATLMRGLRPKAPTTERSAQIAARRAQRAATIGSVLKSTVSIVLLVWVVLSVLSVLGVNIAPFIASAGIVGLAIGFGAQNLVRDFVTGVFMLLEDQYGVGDIVDLGEAIGEVETVGLRVTTLRDIDGTLWYVRNGEIARVGNMSQEFAVARVDVPVAPGADIDKAQRVAADAARAAIEEDDTDILGAIEMLGVQEVSSDQVVLRLTVKTKPNGQWAVQRRLRRAILQAFVENSIDLPYSRVWGSMMETAGT
- the meaB gene encoding methylmalonyl Co-A mutase-associated GTPase MeaB, producing the protein MADSTRRRVDVDALADSVLADRRADLARAITLVESKRPDHRAAAQELLLKLTPHAGNSFRVGITGVPGVGKSTTIEALGMHLVELGHKVAVLAVDPSSTRTRGSILGDKTRMGRLSTEKNAYIRPSPTSGTLGGVAKATRESIVLVEAAGFDVVLVETVGVGQSEVTVANMVDTFTFLTLARTGDSLQGIKKGVLELADVVVVNKADGKHLNEAKGAARELRNALHLIYPHDALWTPPVLTMSAIEKTGVDEFWNTVVKHNQTLREAGEFTARRNQQQIDWTWSMVHDIVLSRLAESPGVRDIRAEVEDELREGVLTPALAAQRIVDVFDNR